The Balaenoptera acutorostrata chromosome 10, mBalAcu1.1, whole genome shotgun sequence genome has a window encoding:
- the CCR8 gene encoding C-C chemokine receptor type 8, whose amino-acid sequence MDYTLEPNVTITDYYYPDIISSPCDGELIQRDSKLLLAIFYCLLFVFGLLGNSLVILVLVTCKKLRSITDIYLLNLAVSDLLFVFSFPFQTHYQLDQWVFGNVMCKVVSGFYYIGFFSSMFFITLMSVDRYLAVVRAVYAMKVRTTRMGIALSLAVWLIAFVATSPLLVFYQEASEDGVLQCYLHYNQEMLKWKIFIHFEMNILGLLIPFTILMFCYISILHQLKSCQNHNKTKAIKLVLIVVVVSLLFWVPFNVVLFLTSLHNMHILDGCVMSQRLIYATHVTETISFIHCCVNPIIYAFMGEKFKKHLSEIFQKSCSHIFLYIGRQISREAWERSFSYQHSSHSSSIDYIL is encoded by the coding sequence ATGGATTATACACTTGAGCCCAATGTGACAATAACTGACTACTACTATCCTGATATCATCTCAAGCCCCTGTGATGGGGAACTTATCCAAAGAGATAGCAAGTTGCTTCTTGCCATCTTTTACTGCCTCCTGTTTGTATTTGGTCTTCTGGGAAACAGCCTGGTCATCCTGGTCCTTGTCACCTGCAAGAAGCTGAGGAGCATCACAGATATATACCTCTTGAACCTGGCCGTGTCTGACTTGCTTTttgtcttctccttcccctttcaGACCCACTATCAGCTGGACCAGTGGGTGTTTGGGAATGTAATGTGCAAGGTGGTCTCTGGCTTTTATTACATTGGCTTCTTTAGCAGCATGTTCTTTATCACCCTCATGAGCGTGGACAGGTACCTGGCAGTTGTCCGTGCTGTATACGCCATGAAAGTGAGGACGACCAGAATGGGCATAGCCCTGAGTCTGGCAGTGTGGCTGATTGCCTTCGTGGCCACCAGCCCATTACTAGTATTTTACCAAGAGGCCTCTGAAGATGGTGTTCTACAGTGTTACTTGCATTACAATCAAGAGATGCTGAAGTGGAAGATCTTCATCCACTTTGAAATGAATATCTTAGGCCTGTTGATCCCATTCACCATCCTTATGTTCTGCTACATTAGCATCCTGCACCAGCTGAAGAGTTGCCAGAACCACAACAAGACCAAGGCCATCAAGCtcgttctcattgtggtggttgtCTCTTTACTCTTCTGGGTCCCGTTCAATGTAGTACTCTTCCTTACTTCCCTGCACAACATGCACATCTTGGATGGATGCGTCATGAGCCAGCGGTTGATCTATGCCACCCATGTCACAGAAACCATTTCCTTCATCCACTGCTGTGTGAACCCTATTATCTATGCGTTCATGGGCGAGAAGTTCAAGAAACACCTCtcagaaatatttcagaaaagttGCAGCCACATCTTCCTCTACATAGGGAGACAAATCTCTAGGGAGGCGTGGGAAAGGTCATTCTCCTATCAGCACTCCTCCCATTCCTCCAGTATAGACTACATTTTGTGA
- the SLC25A38 gene encoding mitochondrial glycine transporter isoform X2 — translation MIQKSRPALLQPQDVGDRVETLMLQPVIKAFLCGSISGTCSTLLFQPLDLLKTRLQTLQPSACGSRRVGMLALLLNVVRTESLLGLWKGMSPSIVRCVPGVGIYFGTLYSLKQYFLRGHPPTALESVILGVGSRSVAGVCMSPITVIKTRYESGRYGYESIYAALRSIYHSEGYRGLFSGLTATLLRDAPFSGIYLMFYNQTKNIVLHGLWAAWLLPRRCPPGPPQNSDGSHGVDSLRRDDGQDGPAVLTEPGPGRDGICCPAWFLPRASSSHCPGVGRSPIWRARQTRHLQLPSSRRE, via the exons ATGATTCAGAAGTCACGCCCGGCGCTGCTGCAGCCTCAAGATGTCGGAGACAGGGTGGAAACGCTTATG TTGCAGCCCGTGATCAAAGCTTTCCTGTGCGGCTCCATCAGTGGGACCTGCTCTACCCTCCTTTTCCAACCCCTGGACCTCCTCAAAACGCGCCTGCAGACCCTCCAGCCCTCAGCCTGTGG ATCCAGACGTGTTGGGATGTTGGCTCTGCTCTTGAATGTGGTTCGCACGGAGAGTCTGTTGGGCCTCTGGAAAGGGATGTCCCCC TCCATCGTGAGGTGCGTCCCTGGCGTTGGAATCTACTTTGGCACTCTCTACTCTTTGAAGCAGTACTTCCTGCGAGGCCATCCCCCCACCGCCCTGGAGTCAGTCATACTGGGGGTGGGCTCCCGCTCTGTTGCGGGGGTCTGCATGTCACCCATCACTGTGATCAAGACACGGTACGAG AGCGGGCGGTATGGCTATGAGAGCATCTACGCGGCCCTGAGGAGCATCTATCACAGCGAGGGGTACCGGGGTCTCTTCAGTGGCCTGACAGCAACACTCCTTCGTGATGCCCCCTTTTCTGGAATCTACTTGATGTTTTACAACCAGACGAAAAACATTGTGCTTCATG GACTATGGGCTGCGTGGCTTCTTCCAAGGCGGTGTCCCCCGGGCCCTCCGCAGAACTCTGATGGCAGCCATGGCGTGGACAGTCTACGAAGAGATGATGGCCAAGATGGGCCTGCAGTCCTGACCGAGCCGGGACCAGGCAGAGATGGGATCTGTTGCCCTGCCTGGTTTCTGCCAAGGGCCTCTTCATCTCACTGCCCTGGAGTCGGACGAAGTCCTATCTGGAGAGCCAGGCAAACACGTCACCTTCAGTTACCCAGCTCAAGAAGAGAATAG
- the SLC25A38 gene encoding mitochondrial glycine transporter isoform X1 — MIQKSRPALLQPQDVGDRVETLMLQPVIKAFLCGSISGTCSTLLFQPLDLLKTRLQTLQPSACGSRRVGMLALLLNVVRTESLLGLWKGMSPSIVRCVPGVGIYFGTLYSLKQYFLRGHPPTALESVILGVGSRSVAGVCMSPITVIKTRYESGRYGYESIYAALRSIYHSEGYRGLFSGLTATLLRDAPFSGIYLMFYNQTKNIVLHDQLDAVLVPVVNFSCGIFAGILASLVTQPADVIKTHMQLSPMKFRWIGQAVTLIFKDYGLRGFFQGGVPRALRRTLMAAMAWTVYEEMMAKMGLQS, encoded by the exons ATGATTCAGAAGTCACGCCCGGCGCTGCTGCAGCCTCAAGATGTCGGAGACAGGGTGGAAACGCTTATG TTGCAGCCCGTGATCAAAGCTTTCCTGTGCGGCTCCATCAGTGGGACCTGCTCTACCCTCCTTTTCCAACCCCTGGACCTCCTCAAAACGCGCCTGCAGACCCTCCAGCCCTCAGCCTGTGG ATCCAGACGTGTTGGGATGTTGGCTCTGCTCTTGAATGTGGTTCGCACGGAGAGTCTGTTGGGCCTCTGGAAAGGGATGTCCCCC TCCATCGTGAGGTGCGTCCCTGGCGTTGGAATCTACTTTGGCACTCTCTACTCTTTGAAGCAGTACTTCCTGCGAGGCCATCCCCCCACCGCCCTGGAGTCAGTCATACTGGGGGTGGGCTCCCGCTCTGTTGCGGGGGTCTGCATGTCACCCATCACTGTGATCAAGACACGGTACGAG AGCGGGCGGTATGGCTATGAGAGCATCTACGCGGCCCTGAGGAGCATCTATCACAGCGAGGGGTACCGGGGTCTCTTCAGTGGCCTGACAGCAACACTCCTTCGTGATGCCCCCTTTTCTGGAATCTACTTGATGTTTTACAACCAGACGAAAAACATTGTGCTTCATG ACCAGTTGGATGCAGTCCTTGTTCCCGTTGTAAATTTCAGTTGTGGGATATTTGCTGGGATTCTGGCCTCACTGGTAACTCAACCTGCAGATGTTATCAAAACTCACATGCAGCTCTCCCCAATGAAATTTCGGTGGATTGGCCAGGCAGTGACACTCATTTTCAAA GACTATGGGCTGCGTGGCTTCTTCCAAGGCGGTGTCCCCCGGGCCCTCCGCAGAACTCTGATGGCAGCCATGGCGTGGACAGTCTACGAAGAGATGATGGCCAAGATGGGCCTGCAGTCCTGA